In the genome of Candidatus Obscuribacterales bacterium, the window CAGCTGAGTTCAACAAAGTGTTGGCAGGGTTCCACTATGCAAGAAGTGAGGCAGTGAAAAAGCGGGAAAATGTTCGGGTTGATGTTGATAGTACATCAGGGAAGTGGGTGGTGAAAATTCTTGATAAGGATGACTCTGTGATCAGGGTTGTAGAGTCAAAAGATGGTCAGATAGATGTTGATACTGTTACGGTGACTTTCAGCCCGCTGGGTCGTTTGGCTCAGTGCGAAAATACAGATGGCCTTGTTTCTCCTTGTGAGATTACGGTTGGTAGCTCCCGGCTGGAAGTTAATGCTGCAGGCAATATAGACAAGGCTGATTGAGATGCTCAGAAGACTGGCCTTACAGGCGCGCGGGTTTACATTGATAGAGGCCTTGGTTGCCTTGTTGGTTCTTTCTGTCGGTTTGCTTGGTCTCGCCATGATGCAGGTAAAGTCAATGAAAAATACACATGTGGCTTACCAGAGATCGATTGCGACCATCGCAGCTCAAGACATTGTTGAAAGGCTTTGGGTAGAGCTTGGACGAGGTGCTCCTGCCTCTATTGTCTGTCCAGAGGCCACACATGTGGTTGCAGGTAGTACCCCTGAAAAAACCATCTTGGAGCAGTGGCATGATGAATGGGAACAATTTATTCCGTCATTGGTAATGGATAGTGATGGTTCAACCGGGACGCAGACCGTAGTGAAGGATGGCAC includes:
- a CDS encoding GspH/FimT family pseudopilin, with protein sequence MNKRSHGFTLIELLVTIAVIVIMATIAMPNLENFISSNRQAAEFNKVLAGFHYARSEAVKKRENVRVDVDSTSGKWVVKILDKDDSVIRVVESKDGQIDVDTVTVTFSPLGRLAQCENTDGLVSPCEITVGSSRLEVNAAGNIDKAD
- the pilV gene encoding type IV pilus modification protein PilV, which translates into the protein MLRRLALQARGFTLIEALVALLVLSVGLLGLAMMQVKSMKNTHVAYQRSIATIAAQDIVERLWVELGRGAPASIVCPEATHVVAGSTPEKTILEQWHDEWEQFIPSLVMDSDGSTGTQTVVKDGTVACKYTITVQWVDERFGDESVSELVYVASLIGENA